Genomic segment of Deinococcus radiopugnans ATCC 19172:
GGGTTATTTCAGTCCCTCGGCCCCCCCGGCGCAGTGGCTGATCATCCTGCCGCTGGTGGGCGGGGCTTTAATGGCGCTGCTGCTGGTCAAGCATTCGGGCGGCGTGCTGGTCCTGCCCTTTGCCGGGCTGCTGTTCGCGGGAACGCTGCTGGCGGTGGCCCGCTTCGGCACCAAATTTGACCCCACATTGACCTTGCCCGCCAACGACACGTTCCTGCGTGCGGCGCTGATCGCCATGCTGGTGGGGCTGGGGTTCAGTCTGGTGCGGCAACTCGCCGGGCTGTGGCTGCGGCGGCGCGGGCGGCAGACCACGGCGGCTGGTGTGGCCGCCTAATCAGTCCGGGTTCACCACAAGGACATGCGCCCGAATGAACCTCACTTCCGGGCGCTAAACTCTGGCCCATATGACCAGACTTCAGGGAAACAACCCCAACCGTACGATCCTGGTGATCGGCACGCTCGTCGCCGTGATTCTAATCGCGCTGGCCCTCTTTGCCGTGCGGGACAAACCGGCGGCAGGCGCGGGCCTCAGCGCCGACTTCAATCTGGCTGAGGTGCCGTACATGGGTCAGGCCGACGCGCCCGTGAACGTGGTGGTGGTGGAAGACTTCAAATGCCCGGCCTGCAAGCAGTTCGAGGCCACCGTCGAGCCGGAGCTGAAGAGCAAGTACGTGGACACCGGCAAGGCCAAGATGTACACCCTGCTCTGGCCCTTCCTGGCCGAGGCCGCGCGTCTGCCCACCGACGACAGCAAGCTGGCCGCCCAGGCCGCGCTGTGCGTCTACGACGAGGGAGGCAACGACGCCTTCGGAAGGTACAAGAGCATCCTGTTCCGCGCACAGGGCGACGAGTCCACCGTCTGGGCCAATAAGAGTCGCCTCAAGGAATTGGCCACCAACGTCGAGGGCATCGACCAGGGCAAGTTCGCCACCTGCCTGGACACCGACGCCACCGCCGCCCGCGTGGACGCCATGGAAAAGCAGGCGTCGGACGCTGGCGTGAACTCCACGCCCACCGTGTTCGTCAATGGCAAGCAGGTGGTCAATGGCGCCGGGCAGGGCAGCTCCCTGGCCGCCGACGTGAGCAAGGCCATTGACGCTGCCCAGCAATGAGCGGACCGCCCGTGGAGCCGTCGCCCCAGCCGCCAGGGGGGCAGGGGTCTGAGCCGCTGCGTGGTCACCGCCAGGGCCTGCTGACCCGCGACAACCGCCTGTACCTGGCGTGGCTGGTGGCCCTGGCCGCCACGCTGGGCAGCCTGTATTTCAGCGAGGTCAGGGGATTTCGCCCCTGCGTGCTGTGCTGGTACCAGCGCATCGCCATGTACCCGCTGGCGGTGATCCTGGGCATTGCGGCGCTGAACAGTGATTTTAAGATCCGGCGCTACGTGCTGCCGCTGGCGGCGGTGGGCTGGGTGGTGGCCCTGATCCAGAATCTGGAAGACTGGAACGTGATTCCCACCCTGAAGGCATGCAGCGCGCTGGTGGACCCCACGGTGGTGCCGTGCAACACGCCCTGGCCGATCTGGGGCGCGGGCGCCCTGTCGGGCCTGAACCCAATTCTGACCATTCCGATGCTGAGCCTGATCGCCTTTACGCTGATCATCGCGCTGCTGAGCTGGCGCAGAAGCTGAACCTTTCCCCATTTCCTGAGCCACTGGACGCGCCTTGTTCAGTGGCTCTTTTCAGAGGTCACCCTTGAATACCTTCACCGTTCAACCCGCCACCGCCGAAACCCTGCCCGATCTCGTCGCCCTGATCGCTGACCGGGAGGACGCGGCCAGACGCCTGACCTTCATGCGCGAACGCCTGGCCGGGGGGCAGTTCAGGCTGGAGAACACCCTGATCCTGCGCTCGGGGCGGGGGGTGGAGGGGAACGCGCTGATCAATGCTGTGCCTCAGATCCCAGTCTTTCCACACCTGCGATCCGATGCGCCGGAAGAAGCGGTGACGGCGCTGGCCCGCGCAATTCTTGAAGGTGCCGGACCCGAACAGCGGTTGCTGCTCGACGATCATCTCGCTCCCCTGCAAGCGGCTCCCTTTGAGGCGGCTGGCTGGGTGCTGGACAGCCGACATGTCATGTACGAAACGGACCTGCGCGCCCGCACCTACCCGCTGGACCCGCAGGCGCAGACCGTGAACGCGGATCAGGCCGAGATCCGCGTCCTGCTGGAACAGCTCGGTCAGCCAGATCTGGAGCTATCGGAGGGCTGGACCCTGATCGCCCTGCCAGGGACAGACGGCTCGCCTGTCGCGCTGGGCGCCGTCGGCCCCGGCGGGCGCCCGGACACCGCCAGCGTCAACATGATCGGCGTGCTGCCGCAGGCGCGCGAGCAGGGGCTGGGCACGCGCCTGCACGCGCATCTGCTGGCGCTGGCGGCTCAGGACTACGGGCGTCACGACGGTGGTACGGAGGCCGATAACGCCGCCATGCGCCGCATTTTCGACAAGCATGGCTCCCGACTGGCGGCGACGCAGATGTATTTCGTGCAGGGCAGTGAGGCTGTTCCGTTGACCTGAAAAAGCCCTCTCCACCGGGAAGAGGGCGGGCGGGTCAGGACTTCAGCTCAGCCCCGCACCACTTCCAGAATCTTGTCGCCGTATTTCTTCATGCGCTCCGGCCCCATGCCCTTCACGGCCTTCAGATCGGCGTCGGTGTAGGGCACGCGGCGGGCAATTTCGGCCAGGGTGGCGTTGCTGGCGATGATGAAGCGGCTGATCTCCTGCCGCTTGGCCTCGGCGTTGCGCCATTCGCGCAGGCGGGCGTAGACGGCGGCCTGTTCGTCGCTCAGATTGGCGGCGGGGTCCTCCTTGGCGGCGGGCAGATCGGGGGGCAGGATCACGGGCGTTGCGTCGGGCGTCTCCTGGGGTTCCTGCCTGGGCGGGCGCCCCTGCCGGCCATTGCCGTTGCCGCGCCGTGGGGGCTGTTCGGGTCTGGCCTGTTCCGGTGCTGCGCCGTGCTGCGCGGTGTGGTTGGCCTCACTGGACGGGCTGTCTCCGCTGGTCGTGCTATCCGGGGCGTCGTGTTCCTCCGGCGCGGGCGTGCGCTCCGGCTGGCGGCGCACGTCGGGTATCCCGGCGTCCAGCGGCGAGGCGTCTGGGCCAGAGCTGATCGGCGTGGGCACGCGCACGGGCGGGTGATTGAGATCGCTGTAGACGATTTCCGGCTCCCAGCTCTCCTCCGCCTGTGCAGGAGAGGCCGCCGAAGAGGAAGCGGCGGGCGCTTCAAAAGTGAACCGTTCGGGGGCGCTGTCCTGCCCCTGACTGGGCCTGGATGGATCAGGCTGGGGTTGACTGGATTGAGGCTGGGTGGTTTCAGCCCGGCGCGATTCACTGTGGCTGGGGGCGCTGGGGCGCTCACCGCGCTCCGGACGGTCCCCCTGACGGAAGTCGTGGCGGGAATCGTCGCGGCGCTCCTCGCTCCGGCCCTCCTGGCGCGGTCTGAAGTCGCGCCTCCCCTCGCGGTCCCGTCGGTTGTCGCGGCGGCCTTCAGTGCGGCCCTGGCGCGCGTCACTGTCCTCACGGCTCTGCTCGGGCATGGCTGATTGGCTGCTCTGCGGCTCCTCGCGTCTGCCTTGTGGCTCATGGCCGTAGAGCAGGCCCAGCGCCGTGTCAGCCTCTTCCAGGCCAGGAGTCAGGATGACCCCGGCAGGCACGCTGCGGGCGGCGGCCCGCACGCCTCCAGGGGGCTGGGCGGTGTCGGGGGCGGCGTCGGGCGCCAGCAGCAGCGCCGTGGGGCCAGCGCCCTGGGCCGCGCCGCCCAGACGGTCTGCCAGCGTGGCGACGGTGCGGGCCGCGCGGGCCAGCCGTAGGGGCAGGGTGGACACGTCGCGCAGCGCGAGGGCCACGCTCAGCTCGCTGGGCGGATCGGTGACGGGTTCAGGCGGGGTTCCCGCGCCGAACAGCACGGCCAGCGACACGTCGCCGTGCCCGGTCAGGGTGGCCCCGTCGCGGTACACGATCAGCTCTGCGCCTACGCCCAGCCAGCCGCCGCCGGGGGCCAGCGTCGCGTCGGCGATCACCGGCACCCCGGCCCGGCGGGCACGTTCGATGTCCCCGGCTTCCGGCTCCAACAACCACACCGCGCGTGCGCCGCGCCAGTCGCCGTCCAGCGGCGCGGCGGCCAGCCCAGCCACCGCCAGGAGGTCGCGGTTCAATCGCAGGCGCGAATCGACCCGCAGCGTGCCCTGGCCCAGCACGGCGGCCAGTTGCCGGGCCAGCGCCGCCTCGCCGGGCAGCAGCAGGCCCCAACCGGCCCCCTCCAGCGCCGCCAGGGCGGAGGAGAGGCGGACGTGAGGATCGCCGCGTTCGGCGTGCAGGCCGACCAGCCGGGCATCGGGGCGCGTTTCGGCGCGGGAGCGTGAATCTGTCATGCGCCCTATTGTGCCGCACGCGCGGCGTGGAGGGCTCATGAAGGCAAGTGCGGCAACTTTATGGTTCTGTGGCCCTTACCTTGTGGGTGTGAAATCCCTTTTGCTGTCCGCCGCGTTGTTGCTGCCCCTGGCCTCGGCCCAGGGCGCTCCTCCCATCACTGGCGCCGCTCCGATGCTCAGCCTCAGCGCCCCGGTGGGCACGGGGGTGGAATATCAGACCACCACCACCAGCCGTACGGCGGTGTCCAACGTGCAGGTCATGGCGCTGCCCGGCTCGGATGCCTCGGCGGAAGATCTGGCCGACATCAAGCGCAGTCTGTTGGCGGGTATGGCCGGGAATGTCACCGTGAAGGGCAAGCTGTTTTACCGGGTGACCGGGCGGGACGCGGACGGCAACGTGACCCTGCTGTCCAGCGTGGTGCAGAGCGTGCCAGGCCAGCCGCCGGTCACCCTCAGGATCACCCAGACGGTGGCGCGGGACGGCACGGTGGGCGGCCTCAAATTCGAGAGCGACAACGCCGCCCTGAACGCTGCCTTCGCGGGTCTGGACCCCCAGAAATTGCAGGAACTCGCCGGCCAGAACAACGCCAACCTCGCGGGGGTGTACGGCCAGCCGCTGGTCAAGGGGCAGCCGCGCTCGCAGACGGTCACGCTGGACGCCACCGGCCTGCTGTCGGGGCTGCTGGGCGCCTTCGCGTCGCAGGCCGAGCTGCCCTCTTTGTTCGGACAGATTCAGTCCACACCGCTACAGGTCACCACCGTGACCACCTACGGCGGCCTGAATGCCCAGGGCCTGCACACCTTCACCCAGAGCAGCAAATACGACCGCTGGCAGGTCAAGCTGGGCGGCAGCGACGACCTGCCCGCCATGAACTTCGAGCTGGCGGGTGGTCGGGCCAGCGGCACCCAGACCTACCGCAAGGACGGTCTTCCCGGCCCCCTGACCCAGAAGACCGGGCAGACCATCAACATGACGGTGGAGATGGACGGCGTGCAGGTGGCCCTGACCATGACGGTGGATCAGAGCGTGACCGCGACGCTGCGCTGACCCGCGCCGCACGGTGTCTCACGGCGCCCCACCTTACAAACGACGCTTACAAACGCCGCTCCGCACACGCGCCATGCTGTGTCCATACGGAGGTCACGACATGGCGCGCATCACGCGGTACAGCAAGTTTGAGGGCGAACTGGATCAACTCGATTCCAGCGAGCTGATGCAGATGATCCAGGAGGCCCTGCTGGGACAGGGCATGAACGATCCCTACGACCCCGATCCCAACGCGCGCCCCAGCATGGACGACCTGTTCGACGCCATTCTGGAAGCCCTGGCCGAGCGCAACATGATCCCCGAAGAGCAGCTGATGGAAGCCATGCAGTCGGCGGACATCCACGACACCGCGCTGGGCCAGCAGATCAAGAACCTGATGGACAAATTGCAGCAGGACGGCTTTATCCGCAAGGAATTCGAGGATCAGGACGGCCAGGGCGGCGCGGGCCAGTCGGGCGAGGCCACCTTCCAGCTGACCGACAAGAGCATCGACTTTTTAGGCTACAAATCGCTGCGTGACCTGATGGGCGGCCTGGGCCGCAGCAGCGCGGGCGCGCACGACACCCGCGAGTACGCCAGCGGCGTGGAGATGTCGGGGGAACTCAAGAACTACGAGTTCGGCGACACCCTGAACCTGGACACCACCGCCACCCTGGGCAACGTGCTCAGCAAGGGCATGGAGAACATGGAGGAATCCGATCTGGTGATCCGCCAGGCCGAGTACAACTCCTCGGCGGCCACCATTGTGCTGCTGGACTGCTCGCACTCCATGATCCTGTACGGCGAGGACCGCTTCACCCCCGCCAAGCAGGTGGCGCTGGCGCTGGCCCACCTGATCCGCACCCAGTACCCCAGCGACACCGTGAAGTTCGTGCTGTTCCACGACAGCGCCGAGGAAGTGCCCGTAAGCAAGCTGGCGCAGGCGCAGATCGGGCCGTACCACACCAACACGGCGGGCGGGCTGCGGCTGGCCCAGCAACTGCTGAAGCGCGAGAACAAGGACATGAAGCAGATCGTGATGATCACCGACGGCAAGCCCAGCGCCCTGACGCTGCCGGACGGGCGCATCTACAAGAACGCCTACGGCCTCGATCCCTACGTGCTGGGCGCCACCCTGCGCGAGGTGGCTAACTGCCGCCGCAGCGGCATTCAGGTCAACACCTTCATGCTGGCCCGTGATCCCGAACTGGTGGGTTTCGTGCGCCGCGTCAGCGAGATGACCAAGGGCAAGGCGTACTTCACCACGCCGCAGAACATCGGTCAGTACGTGCTGATGGACTTCGTGACCAACAAGACCAAACTGGTGAACTGAGCTTTAATCGGTAGAAGGCCCGCCACAGTTGTTCGTGGCGGGCCTTGTCGGTGCTTTGGGGGCTACTCCGGAAACTGCTTGAGACTGATCACGGTGGAGCCTTCCGTCTGCCCTGCAGGCGGAATGGTCGCTGGTCCGGTCATGTTCACGACATGGTCGATCACGCCCAGTCCGACGTTGAGCTGCACGGTGAGCAGGCTGTTCAACCTGACCCCCGCCCTGACCGGCACCTCGAAGGCGTGGGTGGCGTGGATGTCCGCGCCGGAATTGATGAAGATGTAGCTGCCCAGCCCCCAGGCCTGATGGGTGGTGACCGCGTCGTCCACCTTGTAAGCCGCGTAGCCCAGGATGCCGTCGTGCTGCCACGCGGCCTGGCTGGGGGCGTCATAGGGCATCTCGTTCTGGAACAGCACGACCTGGCCGCGCTCACCGTTCCAGATCAACTGGTCTTTCTGGTAGTGCTCGACGAACAGGCCGGTGGCGGTCACGTCGTCGCCGTTCACGATCACGCCGTGGTCGGCGGTATTGACTGTCCAGCCGACGCCCTGGCCGTGATCGGCCCGCCACGCCCAGATGTGGTCCAGGATGGTGTGGTTGCTGTTGACGATCAGGCTGGTCGTGGCCTTGCCCACCCCCGGCCCGCCGATGCGGAAGAAGACGTCGTGCAGGGCCACCGGATCGCTGGCGCTGCCGCCTGCGCCGCCCGGCGTGCCCACCTGCAGCAGGACCGGCGAGTTGGTGGCGCCAGCGTCGATGGTCAGGCCGGCGACGCTCACGCCGCTCACGTCCCCCACCTTCACGGGCACGGCGCCGCCCTGGGCTGTCAGGGTGGCCAGACCCAGGCCCAACAGCACCGTACCGGGCTTGTTCACCAGCAGCGTCTGATCGATGTCATACACACCGGGCGTGAACAGCACGCTGCGCCCAGCGCCCAGCGCCGCGTTCAGGATAGAGACCTGATCGCCAGGCCGGGCGATAAAAAAACCGCTCAGCGGTAGGGTTTTGCCTCCGCTTTCCGGACCGCTGGCCCAGCTCACACCGCTGGAGTTTGTTTTGACGCCCGGCACGAACACCTGATACTCACCTGCGGCATCCAGATACAGGTATGGCTTTTCCCGCGACATCGGGGTAATCGGCAGGGTGGTGTACGGGTTGGCGGGTTTGCCGTCCCCGTCCAGGGTGGCGAAACTGGTGGCCGGGGCGCCCTTGACGCCGGAGAAGACCTGATTCCACACGCCGTTGGACCAGCCGGGAATCTCACTGTTTCTCACGATGAACTGCTGCTGGGAACCGTTGATCACCGCGTCGGTGCCGCTGAACAGCGAGTCGGCAATGTAGCCGCCGCTGGCGAACTGTGGCCCTGCCGAGCAGTAGTCCATCAGGCTGAATTTGCCGTCCACATGAACGCGCCGCATCGGGGCCGCCTGCGAGACGGCCCAGAAATTGGTGGCCGCCTGACAGCCCTCGCCGCCCGCCACCTTGACCGTCAGGTTCGAGGCCGAGCGCCAGAAGTTGTTCAGCGCGATGCAGTTGCTGGGCTGGCCGTCGGTCCCGGTGTCCAGGCAGCGGTTGTAGACGTTGACGTGACCGTTGATGACCACATCACCCGGCGTGCGGCCCAGACCGATCACTTCGGTGTAGTAGCCGACATCAATGAACAGCGGCTTGTCCGGCGTGCCGTAGGTGCCCGGCTTGAACATCAGGGCGTAGCGCCCGCCGCCGAACTCCGCGTTCACCTGCTGTGTCTTGACCGCGTCTACCGCTGCCTGGATCTCGCTGGTCGGCATGCTGGGATCGAAGACCTTGACGTTCTCGCCCAGCGAGCGGTTCTCCGGCTGCGGCTCTGGTACGGGGGCAGGCGGGGCGCAGGCGGCCAGCAGCACGCTCAGTCCCAGCAACGCGGGCAGGTGACGGCGCGGTTCCGGCGGCCGGGTGGTCCAGGGATGGGCGGTGGCGCGAAGGGTTCGGTGCATGCGGTGGCCCCCTTGAAGTCAATCCTGGGATAGAACCGGCGAGCGCAGCCCCAGTGGCCTGGACCTGTGCGGCGGTGCGGGCGCTTGATCTGGCCCGCTGCCTGACCTCGCCCCATTCGCTTGAATTGACCTGCCCAACTAGTTTTGCACGCTGAACGCCAGATTCAGGCGTGCGTTATAGATGAATCAGGATAGATGAATCAGGGCAAAGACGAAGGGGACACAGCGGACCTTACCCAGCGTAACGGTGCCCGGACGTCGCCCTCTCATTCCCATTCAATGGTGGCGGGCGGCTTGCCGGTAATGTCGTACACCACGCGGTTGATCTCGTGCACCTGATTGACGATGCGGTTGCTCATGGTGGCGAGAAAGTCCCACGGCAGCCGCGCCCACTCGGCGGTCATGTAGTCGTCGGTGGTCACGGCCCGCAGCGCCGCCGTGTAGCTGTAGGTGCGCTCGTCGCCCATCACGCCCACGCTCTGGATCGGGGTCAGGATCGCCAGCGCCTGCGAGCAGCCGTCGTACAGCCCGAACTCGCGCAGACCGGAGATGAAGATGTCATCCACCCGCCGCAGAATGTCCATCTTCTCCTCGCTGATCGCGCCCAGGCAGCGGATCGCCAGCCCCGGCCCCGGAAAGGGGTGGCGCATGCGGATGTGCTCCGGCAGGCCCAGCAACCTGGCAATCTCGCGCACCTCGTCCTTGAACAGCGTGCGGAACGGCTCCACCAGCTTGAAGTTCAGGTCCTCGGGCAGCCCGCCGACGTTGTGGTGGCTCTTGATGTTGGCCGCGCCGGATTTGTCCGCGCTCAGGCCCCCCGCCGACTCGATCACGTCCGGGTACAGCGTGCCCTGCGCCAAAAAGTCGAAGGCACCGTGCTCCTGCGCCTGAAGGGCCGCCTCGCGCTCGAAGGCCCGGATGAACTCGCGCCCGATGATCTTGCGCTTCTGCTCGGGGTCCGAGACGCCGTCCAGGGCGCCCATGAACTCGGCGCGGGCGTCCACCGTCACCAGATGCACGCCCAGCGGGACTAAGGCGGCCTCCACCTGTTCGCGTTCGCCCAGGCGCAGCAGGCCGTGGTCGATAAACACGGCGGTCAGCCGGTCCCCCACCGCCCGCGCCAGCAGCAGCCCCAGCGTGGAGCTGTCCACCCCGCCGCTGATGGCCAGCAGCACGCGCCCGTCGCCCACCTGCTGTTGCACGTCCGAGACCAGCTCGTCGATGATGTGCTCGGCGGTCCAGTCGCGCGCCACGCCGCAGATGGTCAGGAAGTTGCCCAGAATCTGCCCGCCCTTGGGCGTGTGCACCACTTCCGGGTGAAACTGCAGGCCGTAGCGCCGCGTCTGCGGATTCTCGATGGCGGCGACAGGCGTATCCTTCGTTTCGGCGATGACTTCGTAGCCCTGGGGCAGCTGGGTGACGCTGTCGCTGTGGCTCATCCACGCGACAAACTCGCCGCTGATGCCCTCGAACAGCTGGCCGCCGTAGCGGGTCAGGTCCGCCTTGCCGTACTCGCGCTTGCCGGCCCGTTTCACGTCGCCGCCGGCCTCCTGGGCCAGGTACTGCATGCCGTAGCACACGCCCAGAATCGGCACGTCCAGGTCCATCACGCCGGGGGCGGGCCTGGGGGCCTGGGCGTCGTAGACGCTGCTGGGGCCGCCCGACAGCACGATGCCCTGCGGGTTTTCCTGCTGGATGCGCTCCAGCGTGGCCGTGCCGGGCAGGATCACGCTGTAGGCCCCGAGTTCGCGGAACCGCCGGGCGATCAGGCGGGTAAATTGACTGCCGAAATCCAGAATGACGACGCTCATCGCCCCGATTGTGGCACGGCGGGGCCTGGGGCGGCAGACGGCTCCCTCCTGTCGCCTGACCGCTGCCGCTGGCAGTGCCGACGGCTGGCATTTGAAAGCCATAAGGCGTCCTTTCCAGTCAACCTCACGCTGCACCTGTCCGGCAGGCGGCACAATAGGCCCATGATGTCCGCCCCAAAGCCCCAGACGATGGCCGAGAAGATCCTGTCGCGGCGCGGCGACCGGGCCGTATACGCCGGAGACCTCGCCGTGGTGGAAGTCGATCAGGTGATGGTGGTGGATTCCATCGCGCAGAGCTTTATCGAGCGCATGCAAAAA
This window contains:
- a CDS encoding vWA domain-containing protein, with the protein product MARITRYSKFEGELDQLDSSELMQMIQEALLGQGMNDPYDPDPNARPSMDDLFDAILEALAERNMIPEEQLMEAMQSADIHDTALGQQIKNLMDKLQQDGFIRKEFEDQDGQGGAGQSGEATFQLTDKSIDFLGYKSLRDLMGGLGRSSAGAHDTREYASGVEMSGELKNYEFGDTLNLDTTATLGNVLSKGMENMEESDLVIRQAEYNSSAATIVLLDCSHSMILYGEDRFTPAKQVALALAHLIRTQYPSDTVKFVLFHDSAEEVPVSKLAQAQIGPYHTNTAGGLRLAQQLLKRENKDMKQIVMITDGKPSALTLPDGRIYKNAYGLDPYVLGATLREVANCRRSGIQVNTFMLARDPELVGFVRRVSEMTKGKAYFTTPQNIGQYVLMDFVTNKTKLVN
- the guaA gene encoding glutamine-hydrolyzing GMP synthase is translated as MSVVILDFGSQFTRLIARRFRELGAYSVILPGTATLERIQQENPQGIVLSGGPSSVYDAQAPRPAPGVMDLDVPILGVCYGMQYLAQEAGGDVKRAGKREYGKADLTRYGGQLFEGISGEFVAWMSHSDSVTQLPQGYEVIAETKDTPVAAIENPQTRRYGLQFHPEVVHTPKGGQILGNFLTICGVARDWTAEHIIDELVSDVQQQVGDGRVLLAISGGVDSSTLGLLLARAVGDRLTAVFIDHGLLRLGEREQVEAALVPLGVHLVTVDARAEFMGALDGVSDPEQKRKIIGREFIRAFEREAALQAQEHGAFDFLAQGTLYPDVIESAGGLSADKSGAANIKSHHNVGGLPEDLNFKLVEPFRTLFKDEVREIARLLGLPEHIRMRHPFPGPGLAIRCLGAISEEKMDILRRVDDIFISGLREFGLYDGCSQALAILTPIQSVGVMGDERTYSYTAALRAVTTDDYMTAEWARLPWDFLATMSNRIVNQVHEINRVVYDITGKPPATIEWE
- a CDS encoding glycosyl hydrolase family 28-related protein, which codes for MHRTLRATAHPWTTRPPEPRRHLPALLGLSVLLAACAPPAPVPEPQPENRSLGENVKVFDPSMPTSEIQAAVDAVKTQQVNAEFGGGRYALMFKPGTYGTPDKPLFIDVGYYTEVIGLGRTPGDVVINGHVNVYNRCLDTGTDGQPSNCIALNNFWRSASNLTVKVAGGEGCQAATNFWAVSQAAPMRRVHVDGKFSLMDYCSAGPQFASGGYIADSLFSGTDAVINGSQQQFIVRNSEIPGWSNGVWNQVFSGVKGAPATSFATLDGDGKPANPYTTLPITPMSREKPYLYLDAAGEYQVFVPGVKTNSSGVSWASGPESGGKTLPLSGFFIARPGDQVSILNAALGAGRSVLFTPGVYDIDQTLLVNKPGTVLLGLGLATLTAQGGAVPVKVGDVSGVSVAGLTIDAGATNSPVLLQVGTPGGAGGSASDPVALHDVFFRIGGPGVGKATTSLIVNSNHTILDHIWAWRADHGQGVGWTVNTADHGVIVNGDDVTATGLFVEHYQKDQLIWNGERGQVVLFQNEMPYDAPSQAAWQHDGILGYAAYKVDDAVTTHQAWGLGSYIFINSGADIHATHAFEVPVRAGVRLNSLLTVQLNVGLGVIDHVVNMTGPATIPPAGQTEGSTVISLKQFPE
- a CDS encoding HRDC domain-containing protein is translated as MTDSRSRAETRPDARLVGLHAERGDPHVRLSSALAALEGAGWGLLLPGEAALARQLAAVLGQGTLRVDSRLRLNRDLLAVAGLAAAPLDGDWRGARAVWLLEPEAGDIERARRAGVPVIADATLAPGGGWLGVGAELIVYRDGATLTGHGDVSLAVLFGAGTPPEPVTDPPSELSVALALRDVSTLPLRLARAARTVATLADRLGGAAQGAGPTALLLAPDAAPDTAQPPGGVRAAARSVPAGVILTPGLEEADTALGLLYGHEPQGRREEPQSSQSAMPEQSREDSDARQGRTEGRRDNRRDREGRRDFRPRQEGRSEERRDDSRHDFRQGDRPERGERPSAPSHSESRRAETTQPQSSQPQPDPSRPSQGQDSAPERFTFEAPAASSSAASPAQAEESWEPEIVYSDLNHPPVRVPTPISSGPDASPLDAGIPDVRRQPERTPAPEEHDAPDSTTSGDSPSSEANHTAQHGAAPEQARPEQPPRRGNGNGRQGRPPRQEPQETPDATPVILPPDLPAAKEDPAANLSDEQAAVYARLREWRNAEAKRQEISRFIIASNATLAEIARRVPYTDADLKAVKGMGPERMKKYGDKILEVVRG
- a CDS encoding disulfide bond formation protein B, which codes for MTRDNRLYLAWLVALAATLGSLYFSEVRGFRPCVLCWYQRIAMYPLAVILGIAALNSDFKIRRYVLPLAAVGWVVALIQNLEDWNVIPTLKACSALVDPTVVPCNTPWPIWGAGALSGLNPILTIPMLSLIAFTLIIALLSWRRS
- a CDS encoding GNAT family N-acetyltransferase: MNTFTVQPATAETLPDLVALIADREDAARRLTFMRERLAGGQFRLENTLILRSGRGVEGNALINAVPQIPVFPHLRSDAPEEAVTALARAILEGAGPEQRLLLDDHLAPLQAAPFEAAGWVLDSRHVMYETDLRARTYPLDPQAQTVNADQAEIRVLLEQLGQPDLELSEGWTLIALPGTDGSPVALGAVGPGGRPDTASVNMIGVLPQAREQGLGTRLHAHLLALAAQDYGRHDGGTEADNAAMRRIFDKHGSRLAATQMYFVQGSEAVPLT
- a CDS encoding DsbA family protein produces the protein MTRLQGNNPNRTILVIGTLVAVILIALALFAVRDKPAAGAGLSADFNLAEVPYMGQADAPVNVVVVEDFKCPACKQFEATVEPELKSKYVDTGKAKMYTLLWPFLAEAARLPTDDSKLAAQAALCVYDEGGNDAFGRYKSILFRAQGDESTVWANKSRLKELATNVEGIDQGKFATCLDTDATAARVDAMEKQASDAGVNSTPTVFVNGKQVVNGAGQGSSLAADVSKAIDAAQQ